Proteins co-encoded in one Arachis hypogaea cultivar Tifrunner chromosome 13, arahy.Tifrunner.gnm2.J5K5, whole genome shotgun sequence genomic window:
- the LOC112737649 gene encoding tetraspanin-19: MVRVLRSCIQSILKMVNSFIGMAGIAMILYSAWMIRIWQREMGELPFGSDSKYPPPWFIYTFLFLGVVFCMITCTGHVAAETANGCCLYMYMVFMVILIMLEASLAVDVFLHSDWEKDFPIDPTGNFDQFQKFVKSNFEMCKWVGLSLVALQGLSLLMSMILKGLGPHQSYDSDDEYGPDSVPLLKNAPPYAKNETWLRINDKANR; encoded by the exons atggtGAGGGTTTTGAGGAGCTGCATTCAATCGATATTGAAGATGGTCAACTCGTTTATTGGAATGGCTGGAATAGCCATGATTCTCTATTCTGCGTGGATGATCAGGATTTGGCAGAGGGAGATGGGTGAGCTTCCATTTGGTTCGGATTCTAAATATCCACCTCCCTG GTTCATTTACACATTTCTTTTCCTTGGAGTTGTGTTCTGTATGATCACCTGTACTGGTCATGTTGCTGCTGAAACTGCCAATGGCTGTTGCTTGTATATG TATATGGTGTTCATGGTTATCCTTATAATGCTGGAAGCTTCATTAGCAGTTGATGTGTTTTTACACTCAGACTGGGAGAAG GACTTTCCAATCGACCCCACAGGCAACTTTGATCAGTTCCAGAAGTTCGTAAAATCAAACTTTGAGATGTGCAAATGGGTTGGTCTGTCACTTGTTGCTCTGCAG GGTCTCTCTTTGCTAATGTCAATGATTCTCAAAGGTCTTGGGCCACATCAATCCTACGACAGTGATGATGAGTATGGCCCTGACAGTGTGCCACTCTTGAAGAATGCTCCGCCTTATGCTAAAAATGAAACATGGCTTAGGATTAATGACAAG GCAAATAGGTGA